Below is a genomic region from Gillisia sp. Hel_I_86.
ATGAAGATTACCAAATGTTATTAAGTTTAGAAAACACACTAAATAATCTAGCCCCAATTTCTGTTTCTTTTCTAATGAAAAATTGTAATGTTCTAACCTAACCTCTAATTCGTCAAATAAATCTTGATTAATTTGAACGCAATATTTTTTTCCGCAAATCATCCTTCCCAGGTTTTAGATTGAGCATTTTCATTTTCTAAATAAGAAAGGATTTCGCTCTTTAAATAATAAACTCTTCCTCCAATTTTCTTTGGTTTAAGAAAACCTTGATTACTATAGTTCCATAAAGTTGTGTAGGACGCTTGTAAGAGTTCTTTAGCTTCTTTCCGGCTGAGTAGATTCTCTTTTCGATTAGCTGCACCTGGAGGCTTAAAATCCTTAAAATTTTGCAGTTCTGAAGCTACTGCATTCTTAATAATAGTTTTTAGATCTTCAAGATCTAATTCTGTAAATGTTTTTATACTCATAATAATTATCTTTTATGAGTACAAAGCTTGAAAATATTGTTTTCTGATTTATAGCTAGAAATTTCCGAAAATCGGAACTACCTTTTGAAGATTAAATCATAGGCCGCTTCTCGAGCTTCAGATTTACTCTTTCCCAAAGAATCAAATTGATTTTTTTCAATTATGAAATCAAACATTTCTATAGTTATCAAATTTCTATCTTTAAGAAAAAAGGCAAATTGCATATCGGTAATTTTATGAATTTTTTTCTCGAATAACATTCTTTTAAAAACATAACCAATTGCTTTATATGGATTTTTCTTAACAACATTTTCATTTAAGTATTCAGTGAAACATTCGTATTCGATTTCACTTTTAAAGAAGTCAGGATGTATGG
It encodes:
- a CDS encoding helix-turn-helix domain-containing protein, encoding MSIKTFTELDLEDLKTIIKNAVASELQNFKDFKPPGAANRKENLLSRKEAKELLQASYTTLWNYSNQGFLKPKKIGGRVYYLKSEILSYLENENAQSKTWEG